In the genome of Xanthocytophaga agilis, the window CAGTATTGTTATATGATGTACAAGCCAATAAGGCATTGTGCTGGAATTTCTACTCCTAGAGTGATAACAACAGTCAGGTAGGAAAATGAAAATAGCCCAATTATAAATTTGGGCTATTCCAATGAAACGTATATTCTATGCACTATCAAACTGTCCCCTGTGCTTTGTCAGCCAGTGAAGGATTATACTTGACATCTGAGAAGAAGTATAACCAGAGTACACGAGAATAACGGAAGAAGAACGGGGCAGCAAGAATCAGAGCCGGAATTATTACAATAAAATACCACATCAGATGAGGATCATTACCTATCGTAAATGTGGCAATAAACAAAGCAACCACCATCCCTACATTAAATCCATAACTCACATACATGGCACCATAAAACGTACCTGGCTCTTTTTCATAACGCAGGTTACATACAGGACAATTCTCATTGGTAATAGAAAAACGTGATACCTTGCTCAAAGGATAGGTAAAAATGTTTCCTTCACGGCAACGTGGACATTTTTCATGAAGTATAGCAGAAAACTTAGTGCGGGGCATATATTTAAAAATTAATACAAAATAAATAGCAATCTCTCCATTTATAATAGAAAGGTCACAGCAATATGCCAAAAGTAACAGGTATACTTTAGAAACCCTTCCAGTCTGTTTATTTTTTTTGGCTTTTTAGTGGCTTGGTACTGATACCAAGCAATGTATACAAAGGGCATTGGCTCACAAACGCCGTTACCAAAGGAATAATTGCTACTAATCCCCACCAACTCTGAAAATATATACCAGCAGATCCAATCAGAAGGGCAACCAAAAAGCGAATGCTACGATCCAAACTTCCCATATTTGTATTCATATGACTGATAGTTAAGTGTTTGACAAAATTCAATAGTAGGACAAATGTATAGCCTGTATTGC includes:
- a CDS encoding DUF983 domain-containing protein, with the protein product MPRTKFSAILHEKCPRCREGNIFTYPLSKVSRFSITNENCPVCNLRYEKEPGTFYGAMYVSYGFNVGMVVALFIATFTIGNDPHLMWYFIVIIPALILAAPFFFRYSRVLWLYFFSDVKYNPSLADKAQGTV
- a CDS encoding DUF2892 domain-containing protein, with amino-acid sequence MNTNMGSLDRSIRFLVALLIGSAGIYFQSWWGLVAIIPLVTAFVSQCPLYTLLGISTKPLKSQKK